Genomic window (Heliomicrobium gestii):
GCGCCATGGTAGCCGTAAAAAGACATGCCCCTCATCAGGATGCGATCCATTGTCCTACTCCTCTCCTTCGCTCATCGACGAACCATGGCGTCGGCCATGCGGGCCGCCCGCGCATTGGGCCGCACATCATGAACGCGGACAATGTCAACCCCTTTGGCGATGGCGAGGACCGTCGTGGCCAAGGTTCCTTCCACCCGGTCCAGCGGCGGCAGGTCGAGGGTGCGGGCGATGAGGGACTTGCGCGACGCGCCCAGCAGGATCGGTTTGCCGAGGGAGCGCAACTCGCCGAACCGGTTCATCACATCCAGGTTCTGTTCATAGGTCTTGCCAAAGCCGATGCCGGGATCGACGATGATCGCCTCCGGCGGGATCCCCGCCGCTTCGGCGATCTGAACGCTCTCCGCCAAAAAGGCGACGATCTCGCCCATCAGATCGGTGTACTCCGTGTCGGGACGGTTGTGCATCACCACGACCGGCGCGCCGTAGGCGGCGGCGACAGCGGCCATCTCCGGATCGCGCTGCAACCCCCAGATGTCATTAATGATATGGGCGCCCGCCTCCAAGGCCTGCCGCGCCGTCGCCGCTTTGTAGGTGTCCACAGAAACGGGAACAGGGCAGTGGGCGACGATCTCACGCAAATAGGGCTGGAGCCGCTCCATCTCCTCTTCCGCCGTCAGGGCCGTAAAGCCCGGTCGCGTCGATTCGGCACCCACATCGATGAGATCAGCCCCTTCGGCCACCATCTCCTCCATCCGCCGCAAGGCGTCGCGGACAGAGGGGTAGGAACTGCCGTCAGAAAAACTGTCGGGCGTGACATTGAGGATGCCCATGACGAGGGTTCTCTCCCCCAGAGAAAGCGCTTTCCCCCGGCAGTCCAACCGGTAGGGTCGTCGCTCGCCATAGCGCCGGAGCGTCGCCTCGATCCGATCGGCCAAGCCTTTCAGTCCAAAGGGCTGCATGCGCAGCTTGCGGCAGAGGTCGCGGTACTGCCGTTCAGTGCCCATGAGGATGCAGTCCGTCTCGTCGACGGCGAGGACACAGGTCTGCCGCCGGACGGCGCAGTCGCCGCCCCGGGCCAGCATCTCCTGTTTGAGCAGGTTGGCCGCCTTGGCGGGCACGCCGTTGACGCGGAGGATGCGGTGCACCCCTTTTTCGGCCATGATGGCCGTTCCGGCGGGGTCGCAGCCGATCCCGTCAATCAGTTGCCGGAGCGCTTCGCGGTTCTGCGCTTCGATGATCTGCACCGTTTTGATGGCGATTCCCTCCTAAACACACAAGCGTAACCATAATCCTTCTGCGCCATTTGGGCTTCTTTCTCAGGTATCACAGGCGCTTGTCCTTTTTCATCGCGAAACGCTAGTAGACCAGCCGCTCCTGTTTCATCCGCCAGCGGCAATCCGACTTGCCGCCGCAACGGCAGCAAAGGCGCGAGTGAACGTCCGCCTGGGCCAGAATCGCCCCCAGGAAGCTGTCACTGCGGTTTTTTCCTTTTTTCCGGTGGTTGACGATTGCCTCGG
Coding sequences:
- the folP gene encoding dihydropteroate synthase → MQIIEAQNREALRQLIDGIGCDPAGTAIMAEKGVHRILRVNGVPAKAANLLKQEMLARGGDCAVRRQTCVLAVDETDCILMGTERQYRDLCRKLRMQPFGLKGLADRIEATLRRYGERRPYRLDCRGKALSLGERTLVMGILNVTPDSFSDGSSYPSVRDALRRMEEMVAEGADLIDVGAESTRPGFTALTAEEEMERLQPYLREIVAHCPVPVSVDTYKAATARQALEAGAHIINDIWGLQRDPEMAAVAAAYGAPVVVMHNRPDTEYTDLMGEIVAFLAESVQIAEAAGIPPEAIIVDPGIGFGKTYEQNLDVMNRFGELRSLGKPILLGASRKSLIARTLDLPPLDRVEGTLATTVLAIAKGVDIVRVHDVRPNARAARMADAMVRR